A part of Terriglobus roseus genomic DNA contains:
- the secG gene encoding preprotein translocase subunit SecG, translating into MTFLVAFLIVLHVIVCLFLIGVVLIQQGKSADLAGAFGGAGSQTAFGPRGAANLLTRLTTWSAVLFMLTSISLTILMSRTNDRSVLSGIKTQQTTPKK; encoded by the coding sequence ATGACCTTCCTCGTAGCATTCCTCATTGTTCTTCATGTGATCGTTTGTCTGTTCCTGATTGGTGTTGTCCTTATTCAGCAGGGCAAGAGCGCCGATCTGGCAGGAGCTTTCGGCGGAGCCGGATCACAGACAGCCTTTGGTCCGCGCGGCGCAGCAAACTTGCTGACACGCCTTACCACCTGGTCCGCAGTTCTGTTCATGCTCACGTCGATCAGCCTGACGATTCTGATGTCGCGCACCAACGATCGTTCGGTACTCTCCGGCATCAAGACACAGCAAACCACACCGAAGAAGTAA
- a CDS encoding MBL fold metallo-hydrolase — protein sequence MQRETFPVAPLGCNCSILFDSVTSDATVVDPGSDILRIVGFLAARNLKLRQIVVTHGHLDHIAGAKLLSEQTGAPVVFHPADIFQLSWMEQQAAWMGVPVPKTGPPDIEALEGMKLQVGSETGEVLHTPGHTEGSISLYFPQSSLLLAGDTLFREGIGRTDLPGGDDKQIITSIREKLLPLPEKTRVIAGHGSETTIEHEAVRNPFLR from the coding sequence ATGCAGCGCGAAACCTTCCCCGTCGCCCCACTTGGCTGCAACTGCTCCATTCTTTTCGATTCCGTGACGTCGGACGCCACGGTCGTTGATCCGGGCTCAGACATCCTGCGCATCGTCGGCTTCCTCGCCGCCCGCAATCTCAAGCTGCGTCAGATTGTTGTCACACACGGCCATTTGGATCACATTGCCGGAGCAAAGCTTCTGTCAGAGCAAACCGGAGCACCGGTCGTCTTCCATCCTGCGGACATCTTCCAGCTTTCGTGGATGGAACAGCAGGCCGCATGGATGGGTGTTCCCGTCCCCAAAACAGGACCGCCTGACATAGAAGCACTCGAGGGCATGAAGCTGCAGGTCGGCTCCGAAACCGGAGAGGTTCTTCACACTCCGGGCCATACGGAAGGCAGCATCTCGCTCTACTTTCCGCAGAGCAGCCTGCTGCTGGCTGGCGATACCCTCTTCCGCGAAGGTATCGGTAGAACAGATCTACCAGGCGGCGACGACAAACAGATCATCACTTCTATTCGCGAAAAGCTGCTTCCGCTGCCAGAGAAGACTCGTGTCATCGCGGGACATGGTTCCGAGACAACCATTGAACATGAGGCTGTGCGAAACCCGTTCCTTCGATAA
- a CDS encoding YdcF family protein: MRRLSLWLLGIVVCAALLYFLVPTVSYETISSHNTDANHFDTLIVLGHPAQADGSPDPEMRERVEEAVREYRAGVAPNIIMTGGPAHNHFVEAKVMADLAEREGVPATAVIEEDKAQDTIQNIWYSRAIMQQKGWNSAEVISSAYHLPRTALILERYKGPLAFSWRTHASLWPVEYGWQKRIQFRWHEALGTVKLRLYGFGNRKFLPQP; this comes from the coding sequence ATGCGCCGCCTTTCTCTTTGGCTTCTGGGCATTGTCGTCTGTGCCGCTCTTCTGTATTTCCTTGTGCCGACCGTCTCATACGAGACGATTTCCAGTCACAATACCGACGCAAACCACTTCGATACGTTGATCGTCCTGGGACATCCTGCACAGGCTGATGGATCGCCCGATCCGGAGATGCGGGAACGGGTGGAAGAAGCCGTGCGAGAGTACCGCGCCGGTGTGGCTCCAAACATCATCATGACGGGGGGCCCAGCCCATAATCACTTTGTCGAAGCAAAGGTGATGGCGGATCTGGCAGAACGCGAGGGTGTTCCTGCGACTGCAGTGATTGAAGAAGACAAGGCGCAGGACACGATCCAGAACATTTGGTATAGCCGCGCGATCATGCAGCAAAAGGGATGGAATTCCGCGGAGGTGATCAGCTCCGCGTATCATCTGCCCCGAACGGCACTCATCCTTGAGCGCTATAAGGGCCCATTGGCCTTCTCGTGGCGTACCCACGCATCATTGTGGCCAGTCGAGTACGGATGGCAGAAACGTATTCAATTCCGTTGGCATGAGGCGCTCGGTACTGTGAAGCTCCGCCTTTACGGCTTTGGCAATCGCAAGTTTTTGCCTCAACCGTAA
- a CDS encoding CCA tRNA nucleotidyltransferase, with the protein MADYIYLLENRLSHAQQKAVGALRTIARESDATIFLTGGAVRDLTAGASVRDLDLTIQGDLSKIRKGLGAAGFEIVGENAPAHQLFLTYSGGVRLELSSAVAVSWPKPGKPKYEPGSLIDDLRGRDFTANAMAISLNEGSYGLLMDPLNGVADIENRELRLVSNYGFIEEPSRLIRAARLMSRLGWQLEEKTRQRYETAKEEGYISALSAWNKGYELEEIFHEEDPVRVLRALETEGWMQHLFPALQSAKVNTTSLSDLYTRQGELQIQGVLGHIAAIAFPLVTGKMSSGDVASLKKLVARQGFVREIEALDARVKDFAAKLSAKEAATPSAAWKLLHATEPDLVLATYFSSKSAPVQARLKTFLTESPNARQRIPYQLLTEMRITPDLPGYNELLDKLFFELMDGRLATPEEMKAFLEPYSPPAPPPPPNLRRARARKEPKGRGKKKAAELDIDGSDFEGMPLTVAAEEELAGLETGLTEEGDLTGPDRGPEPTEEEPIEKVAPLPTKAAKDKKAAKVVAEKKSPAAAPAKTAPAAKPVVAAKPAAPAKKAVPPAKAPAPVKAAIPAKKVAAKPVAPAKKAPAKVVAKTVAAKPVKKVAAKPVKKAAPVKKAPAKPVKKVVAAKPVKAVAKKVVAVKKAPAKVVKKAVPVKAVKKAAPAKKVVAKPAKKAPAKKSRR; encoded by the coding sequence GTCCAAGATACGAAAAGGCTTAGGGGCCGCTGGATTCGAGATTGTGGGTGAGAATGCACCCGCACATCAGCTTTTCCTGACCTATTCCGGTGGTGTCCGGCTGGAACTCAGCTCGGCCGTTGCCGTTTCGTGGCCGAAGCCGGGGAAGCCGAAATACGAGCCGGGAAGTCTCATCGACGATCTCCGTGGCCGCGACTTTACCGCCAATGCAATGGCGATCTCTCTGAATGAGGGGTCCTACGGCCTCTTGATGGATCCGCTGAACGGCGTTGCGGACATCGAGAACCGCGAACTGCGCCTGGTCAGCAACTATGGCTTCATTGAGGAGCCTTCGCGGCTGATCCGCGCTGCCCGGCTGATGTCGCGTCTGGGGTGGCAGTTGGAAGAGAAAACCCGCCAGCGGTACGAAACCGCCAAGGAAGAGGGTTACATCTCTGCTCTGAGTGCCTGGAATAAGGGATACGAGCTGGAAGAGATCTTCCACGAGGAAGACCCAGTCCGCGTGCTTCGTGCTCTGGAAACCGAAGGCTGGATGCAGCACCTGTTCCCAGCATTGCAATCGGCGAAGGTAAACACCACCTCGCTCTCAGACTTGTATACCCGTCAGGGTGAGTTGCAGATTCAGGGCGTTCTGGGCCACATTGCCGCCATCGCCTTCCCGCTTGTAACGGGCAAGATGTCCTCTGGGGACGTTGCTTCGCTGAAGAAACTGGTCGCACGGCAGGGATTTGTCCGTGAGATTGAGGCTCTGGATGCGCGTGTGAAGGATTTCGCGGCGAAACTCAGCGCAAAAGAGGCCGCCACACCGTCCGCTGCCTGGAAGTTACTTCACGCGACTGAACCGGATCTGGTTCTTGCTACATACTTCAGCAGCAAGAGCGCTCCAGTGCAGGCACGTCTGAAGACCTTCCTGACGGAATCTCCGAATGCGCGGCAGCGTATCCCGTATCAGTTGCTGACGGAGATGCGTATCACTCCGGATCTGCCGGGGTACAACGAACTCCTGGATAAGCTGTTCTTTGAGCTGATGGATGGGCGACTTGCGACTCCGGAAGAGATGAAGGCGTTCCTTGAGCCGTATTCTCCTCCGGCGCCCCCGCCGCCGCCAAACCTGCGCCGCGCTCGTGCGCGCAAGGAACCCAAGGGACGTGGCAAGAAGAAGGCTGCGGAACTCGATATCGATGGTTCCGACTTCGAAGGTATGCCTCTTACCGTTGCTGCCGAAGAAGAATTGGCTGGCCTCGAGACCGGACTGACGGAAGAGGGAGACCTCACCGGCCCAGACCGTGGTCCTGAGCCAACCGAAGAAGAGCCGATTGAAAAAGTGGCTCCGCTTCCGACGAAGGCAGCAAAAGATAAGAAGGCAGCGAAGGTCGTTGCGGAGAAGAAATCTCCCGCAGCGGCACCTGCCAAGACGGCTCCAGCAGCGAAGCCTGTAGTGGCCGCGAAGCCCGCTGCTCCTGCGAAGAAGGCGGTTCCTCCGGCCAAAGCACCGGCACCGGTCAAAGCTGCCATTCCTGCGAAGAAGGTAGCTGCCAAGCCGGTTGCTCCGGCAAAGAAAGCGCCTGCTAAGGTCGTTGCAAAGACGGTTGCTGCTAAGCCCGTGAAGAAAGTTGCTGCTAAGCCCGTGAAGAAAGCAGCCCCGGTGAAGAAGGCTCCTGCTAAACCAGTCAAGAAGGTTGTAGCAGCAAAGCCGGTCAAGGCGGTCGCTAAGAAAGTCGTAGCAGTAAAGAAGGCACCGGCCAAGGTAGTGAAAAAGGCCGTGCCGGTTAAAGCTGTGAAGAAGGCGGCACCAGCCAAGAAGGTCGTGGCAAAGCCCGCAAAGAAGGCGCCTGCGAAGAAGTCACGCCGGTAA